A region of Acidisarcina sp. DNA encodes the following proteins:
- a CDS encoding CoA-binding protein yields MNEPETIEEILRNTKTIAVIGLSDKADRPSFGVSRYMQQQGYRIVPVNPAATQILGETCYPTLEDACRAVGKIDLVDVFRASAFVPEIVKDVMRLKIPYLWLQEGVCHDEAAGWAEADGIKVVMDRCIFREHARIYG; encoded by the coding sequence ATGAACGAGCCAGAGACGATCGAAGAGATTCTACGGAACACCAAAACCATTGCCGTCATCGGATTGTCTGACAAGGCTGACCGCCCAAGCTTTGGAGTTTCCCGCTACATGCAGCAGCAAGGCTATCGCATTGTTCCGGTGAACCCCGCAGCCACGCAGATTCTTGGGGAGACCTGCTATCCCACGCTGGAGGATGCATGCCGGGCCGTCGGAAAGATTGACCTGGTGGATGTATTTCGCGCTTCAGCGTTTGTTCCGGAGATTGTGAAAGATGTAATGCGGCTCAAAATTCCGTATCTGTGGCTGCAGGAAGGTGTGTGCCACGACGAGGCTGCGGGATGGGCCGAGGCTGACGGCATCAAAGTGGTGATGGACCGCTGTATCTTCAGGGAACACGCCCGTATTTACGGTTGA
- the lnt gene encoding apolipoprotein N-acyltransferase, giving the protein MNTLKNLPWVHAVLSAFLLLLPFPIAGPVPWWRTVFGWAALVPLIFALLHGNRVAEPHYLRRSALLAYLTGVLWYLGNCYWIYQTMFYYGGISAAASAAILLGYSLVLGLYFALFGFFIALMRKSFGRNLPALLAVPIFWVALEFAASRITSVPWDQLGYSQVENYWLTRIATITGVYGLSFLLASVSALLAAALLAGTRKLQLQLGVVGLLLAVCLQMGHFFPPPQQPTQATAVLMQPNLSVKSNQDWVGADYDAHAQAFSALSKQTCGTYIAGMPETGAPSIEVPCTQPAKLPAVIVWPEAPTAFRDIDPRFQDVMRRLATETGASVIAGIIGIDVKPESYQIFNSAQIVAPSGQFVGRYDKIHLVPFGEYVPFKNLLTFAGHLTRNVSDFGRGEYRKVFRTSGHRYGVFICYESIFADEVRQFAVNGAEVFVNISDDGWYGDTSAPWQHLNMARMRAIENRRWILRDTNNGTTTIIDPYGRLTVSIPRNQQSSLYGSYGFRDDLTFYSTHGDIFAILCAIIAIVATARAGKLLYIRRRQILLEKTGLLT; this is encoded by the coding sequence ATGAATACGCTCAAGAATCTGCCTTGGGTCCATGCAGTCCTGTCCGCGTTTCTTCTCTTGCTGCCGTTTCCGATCGCCGGGCCAGTGCCCTGGTGGCGTACGGTCTTTGGCTGGGCGGCGCTGGTACCGCTGATTTTTGCGTTGCTGCATGGCAATCGTGTGGCCGAGCCGCATTATCTGCGCCGTAGCGCGCTGCTTGCATACCTTACGGGTGTGCTTTGGTATCTGGGGAATTGCTACTGGATCTACCAGACGATGTTCTACTACGGTGGAATTTCAGCGGCTGCTTCCGCGGCGATTCTACTGGGATACAGCCTTGTTCTCGGGCTTTACTTCGCGCTATTTGGATTTTTTATCGCGCTCATGCGCAAAAGCTTTGGCCGGAACCTGCCAGCCTTGCTGGCGGTTCCCATATTCTGGGTGGCGCTGGAGTTTGCCGCGTCCCGCATCACCAGTGTTCCGTGGGACCAACTGGGCTACTCACAGGTAGAGAACTACTGGCTGACCCGGATTGCAACCATCACAGGCGTGTATGGACTATCTTTCCTGCTGGCATCCGTTAGTGCGCTGCTGGCGGCGGCGCTTCTGGCGGGCACTCGCAAACTCCAGCTACAGCTTGGCGTTGTGGGGTTGCTGCTTGCAGTCTGCCTGCAGATGGGGCATTTCTTCCCCCCGCCTCAGCAGCCTACGCAGGCAACCGCCGTTCTCATGCAGCCTAACTTGAGCGTAAAGAGCAATCAGGACTGGGTAGGCGCAGACTATGACGCGCATGCCCAGGCTTTTTCAGCCTTGAGCAAGCAAACCTGCGGCACCTATATCGCCGGGATGCCGGAGACGGGTGCGCCATCGATCGAGGTTCCCTGTACGCAACCTGCGAAATTACCAGCGGTGATCGTCTGGCCGGAAGCACCTACTGCATTTCGAGATATAGATCCGCGCTTTCAGGACGTGATGCGCCGGCTTGCAACGGAGACCGGCGCTTCGGTGATTGCCGGAATTATAGGGATCGATGTAAAGCCGGAGAGCTACCAGATATTTAACTCGGCACAGATAGTTGCGCCCAGCGGACAGTTTGTCGGGCGCTATGACAAGATTCACCTGGTACCGTTTGGCGAGTACGTGCCCTTCAAGAATCTGCTCACGTTCGCGGGCCACCTGACCCGGAATGTCTCTGACTTTGGGCGCGGGGAGTATCGCAAGGTCTTTCGCACCAGCGGGCACCGCTACGGAGTCTTTATCTGCTACGAATCGATCTTTGCCGACGAGGTACGCCAGTTTGCGGTGAATGGAGCCGAGGTCTTCGTGAACATCTCCGATGACGGATGGTATGGAGACACCAGCGCTCCCTGGCAGCACCTCAACATGGCGCGCATGCGTGCCATTGAAAACCGGCGCTGGATCCTTCGCGATACCAATAACGGCACGACAACCATCATCGATCCCTATGGCCGGTTGACGGTAAGCATCCCGCGGAATCAGCAGAGTTCGCTCTATGGCAGCTATGGGTTCCGTGACGACCTGACCTTCTATTCGACCCATGGCGACATCTTTGCAATCCTGTGTGCCATAATCGCGATAGTGGCAACGGCACGGGCGGGGAAGTTGTTGTACATTCGCCGCCGCCAGATTCTTCTTGAAAAGACAGGTCTCCTTACGTGA
- a CDS encoding APC family permease codes for MDQTTTQAPSNRVRLVVASSVMLTFISFWRAAAIVLNDLGSSAFYAGGISEEAVGKSAPWFILGVMLFSFAVRAVYVESCSMFTRGGVYRVVKEALGGTFAKLSVSALMFDYILTGPISGVSAGQYITGLLNEMMSVSAMHGWLPHALLNANQQATQLPMNGTSAVLAAAVTIFYWWQNIKGIEESSDRAMEAMKITTVMVVILLVWGIYSAIHLGAKLPPFPTPSHLHFSSDALGLFRHTKAAGALGLFGVIMAFGHSVLAMSGEESLAQVNREIEHPKLKNLKRAAIVIAIYSLVFTGMASMLAVMLIPDAVRVPIYRDNLIAGMAMYMVGPQVLRIAFRVFVVVVGFLILSGAINTSMIGSTGVLMRVAEDGVLTDWFRKPQKRYGTSYRIVNMVALLQLFTIIASRGNVITLGEAYAFGVIWSFTFNSLAMLVLRYKYKGERGWKVPPNFRIGKLEIPVGLTSVFMVLVCTAIVNFFTKTVATVSGVAFAATFFCIFSFSERQIKRRHAITTQQMKEHFQLEHEDTVGREALKIKTGSVMVTMRDAANPFALKWALARTDTDVQDIVVLTARVMGVGGPEYVEASEQLFSEHEQMVFTKAVSVAESFGKHISLLVVPAGDVFAALVQTANSLEADAVVSGLSSRMTAEDQAFHVGQAWEVIPDPKRQFTFYVVAPDGEAQAFHIGPHVPTLQADDVQLVHRLWLNFHRDPDMQSLHHSDIVTYALTRLATEYARDKEETLKDMRRSALSGHQVRSLGSSYPELTEQPSNVSMPAPKGFNDPNDTEP; via the coding sequence ATGGATCAAACTACCACCCAGGCTCCTTCAAATCGTGTACGGCTGGTAGTGGCGTCCTCGGTGATGCTCACCTTCATCTCCTTCTGGCGAGCCGCAGCTATCGTCCTCAATGATCTGGGCTCCTCCGCTTTCTACGCCGGAGGCATTTCGGAAGAAGCCGTCGGCAAGTCCGCCCCCTGGTTCATCCTCGGAGTTATGCTCTTCTCCTTCGCGGTGCGAGCCGTTTATGTGGAGAGTTGTTCCATGTTCACGCGCGGCGGCGTTTACCGCGTGGTCAAAGAAGCACTTGGCGGAACCTTTGCTAAGCTCAGCGTCTCCGCCCTGATGTTTGACTACATCCTTACGGGACCAATATCCGGCGTGTCTGCCGGACAGTATATTACGGGCCTGCTCAATGAAATGATGTCGGTAAGCGCGATGCATGGGTGGTTGCCCCATGCTCTTCTAAACGCGAACCAACAGGCAACGCAACTGCCCATGAATGGAACCTCTGCTGTGCTGGCAGCGGCGGTGACCATCTTTTACTGGTGGCAGAACATCAAGGGCATTGAAGAATCCAGCGACCGGGCGATGGAAGCTATGAAGATCACGACCGTCATGGTCGTCATCCTTCTCGTCTGGGGCATTTATTCCGCCATCCACCTTGGCGCAAAACTCCCTCCATTCCCCACTCCATCTCATCTGCATTTCAGCAGTGACGCCCTTGGTCTCTTTCGGCATACGAAGGCCGCCGGAGCTCTCGGCCTCTTCGGCGTCATCATGGCCTTTGGCCACTCCGTCCTGGCGATGAGCGGCGAGGAGTCCCTTGCCCAGGTCAACCGTGAAATCGAACACCCCAAGCTGAAGAATCTCAAGCGTGCCGCGATTGTGATCGCGATCTACAGCCTCGTGTTCACCGGCATGGCATCGATGCTCGCCGTAATGCTGATTCCCGACGCGGTTCGCGTGCCCATCTATCGCGATAACCTGATCGCTGGAATGGCGATGTATATGGTAGGCCCGCAGGTATTGCGGATTGCCTTCCGCGTCTTTGTCGTTGTTGTTGGATTCCTCATCCTCTCTGGCGCGATCAATACCTCCATGATTGGCTCGACCGGCGTATTGATGCGGGTAGCAGAGGATGGCGTTCTTACGGACTGGTTCCGTAAACCGCAGAAGCGCTATGGCACCAGCTACCGCATCGTGAACATGGTTGCGCTCCTCCAACTTTTCACGATCATAGCCAGCCGGGGCAATGTCATCACCCTGGGCGAAGCGTACGCCTTTGGCGTCATCTGGAGCTTTACGTTCAACAGCCTGGCAATGCTCGTCCTGCGCTACAAGTACAAGGGCGAGCGCGGATGGAAGGTGCCACCAAACTTCCGTATCGGCAAGCTGGAAATTCCGGTCGGCCTGACCTCCGTCTTCATGGTTCTGGTCTGTACGGCCATCGTGAACTTCTTTACCAAGACGGTCGCTACGGTGAGCGGGGTCGCTTTTGCGGCCACCTTCTTCTGCATATTCAGCTTCTCGGAACGGCAGATTAAACGGCGCCATGCCATAACTACCCAGCAGATGAAGGAGCACTTCCAGCTTGAGCATGAAGACACGGTGGGCCGTGAAGCGCTGAAGATAAAGACCGGCAGTGTAATGGTCACCATGCGCGATGCGGCGAATCCGTTTGCACTCAAATGGGCGCTGGCACGTACGGACACAGACGTGCAGGACATCGTCGTTCTTACCGCTCGCGTCATGGGCGTTGGCGGACCGGAATATGTCGAAGCGTCCGAGCAGTTATTCAGCGAACATGAGCAGATGGTCTTCACCAAAGCCGTGTCCGTAGCGGAGAGCTTTGGAAAGCATATCTCCCTGCTGGTAGTACCTGCCGGCGATGTCTTCGCAGCTCTGGTTCAGACCGCAAACTCGCTGGAAGCCGACGCTGTAGTCTCTGGACTATCCAGTCGAATGACTGCGGAAGACCAGGCATTTCATGTCGGCCAGGCGTGGGAAGTGATCCCAGATCCCAAACGTCAGTTCACCTTTTACGTAGTTGCCCCTGATGGCGAGGCACAGGCATTTCACATTGGTCCGCATGTACCCACGCTACAGGCCGATGACGTGCAGCTTGTCCATCGCCTATGGCTAAACTTCCACCGTGATCCGGATATGCAGAGTCTGCATCACAGCGATATCGTCACTTATGCTTTAACCCGTCTGGCCACAGAGTATGCACGCGATAAGGAGGAGACACTGAAAGATATGCGCCGCTCCGCCCTTAGCGGCCACCAGGTGAGAAGTCTAGGTTCTTCTTATCCAGAACTAACTGAGCAACCTTCCAATGTATCCATGCCTGCTCCCAAGGGCTTTAATGATCCCAACGATACGGAACCTTAG
- a CDS encoding metal-dependent hydrolase, which yields MSKLRGTVVTWLGHATVHVLTGGGTSILIDPFIEQNPSFPKNYKLPEKLDLIVVTHGHFDHIADAATQAKKHNCMVVAIFEVASWLASKGVTQTNGMNIGGSVRFQDVVLTMVEAKHSSGIHDGDKTIYGGEPAGFVLTIDNGPVLYHAGDTAVFSDMKLIRELYSPEVAMLPIGGHYTMGPREAALAAKYLGARIVLPIHYGTFPPLKGTPKELAEHLKDSGIEVAKIKAGETLQ from the coding sequence ATGAGCAAGTTGCGCGGAACAGTAGTTACGTGGCTGGGACACGCTACCGTTCATGTTCTTACCGGCGGTGGAACATCTATCCTGATCGATCCGTTTATCGAGCAGAATCCCAGTTTCCCAAAGAACTATAAGCTTCCTGAAAAGCTAGACCTGATCGTGGTCACACATGGGCACTTTGACCACATCGCAGATGCGGCGACGCAGGCGAAGAAGCACAACTGCATGGTTGTGGCGATCTTTGAAGTCGCGAGCTGGCTTGCTTCCAAGGGAGTTACCCAGACGAATGGGATGAATATTGGAGGATCGGTTCGCTTCCAGGATGTGGTTCTGACGATGGTCGAAGCAAAGCATTCTTCTGGTATTCACGATGGGGATAAGACGATCTATGGCGGCGAGCCGGCGGGATTTGTGCTCACCATCGATAATGGACCCGTGCTCTATCACGCTGGAGATACCGCGGTCTTCAGTGATATGAAGCTCATCCGCGAACTGTATTCTCCTGAGGTAGCCATGCTGCCGATTGGAGGCCACTACACGATGGGACCGCGAGAGGCGGCGCTGGCTGCGAAGTATCTAGGCGCCAGGATAGTTCTGCCGATTCACTATGGAACATTTCCGCCGCTAAAGGGTACACCGAAAGAGTTGGCAGAGCATTTGAAAGATAGCGGGATTGAAGTTGCAAAGATAAAGGCCGGAGAAACCTTACAGTAG
- a CDS encoding methyltransferase domain-containing protein: MLKHLKAEPNLRILDIGPTSPSNINFLTGLGHSVYMADIVHEAMKPDWVKPAAEGEEGAAEQYDTEAFLAQNLEFSGRMFDVVLLWTTLDYLPEPMIAPVIERFHSCMQPGGRILALFHTKKAGAETAFCRYHLTDSDSIEMQESEHYPVQRVFTNRGIEKIFEAYSNYKFFLAKDNVYEVIITR, encoded by the coding sequence ATGCTGAAGCACCTGAAAGCCGAGCCAAACCTGCGCATTCTCGACATCGGCCCGACGTCTCCCTCGAATATCAACTTCCTCACCGGCCTTGGCCATAGTGTCTACATGGCGGACATTGTGCATGAAGCGATGAAGCCAGACTGGGTGAAGCCAGCGGCTGAGGGCGAAGAAGGGGCCGCTGAGCAATACGACACGGAAGCATTTCTGGCACAGAACCTTGAATTCTCAGGACGGATGTTCGATGTCGTTCTTTTATGGACAACGCTGGATTATCTGCCCGAGCCCATGATTGCTCCTGTGATCGAGAGATTCCATTCCTGCATGCAACCCGGCGGGCGGATTCTTGCACTGTTCCACACGAAGAAGGCAGGCGCGGAGACCGCGTTTTGTCGCTACCATCTTACGGATTCGGACAGTATTGAGATGCAGGAGAGCGAACACTATCCGGTGCAAAGGGTTTTTACCAACCGGGGTATCGAGAAGATATTCGAGGCGTATAGCAACTACAAATTCTTTCTCGCGAAAGATAACGTCTACGAAGTGATCATTACTCGATAG
- a CDS encoding polymer-forming cytoskeletal protein, translated as MIPGENAAAVIGKSVEIRGEVKGNEDLVVDGHIEGTITLSDSRLTVGANARVQANVSARDVIVQGVLTGNILATGRVELRQGATLLGDIRAARLSIEENANFTGKVDLVSAPSAAKVEAPVTSAAQGAHSTLPVRG; from the coding sequence ATGATTCCAGGTGAGAACGCTGCAGCGGTGATAGGCAAATCCGTGGAAATCCGCGGAGAAGTGAAGGGCAACGAAGACCTGGTGGTTGACGGGCATATTGAGGGAACCATTACGCTCTCGGATAGCCGGCTGACCGTTGGCGCGAACGCCCGTGTACAGGCGAATGTCTCTGCACGGGATGTAATTGTGCAGGGCGTGCTTACTGGGAACATTCTTGCGACTGGCAGAGTGGAGCTTCGGCAAGGTGCAACTTTGCTGGGCGACATTCGGGCAGCTCGTCTTTCCATTGAGGAAAATGCAAACTTCACCGGCAAGGTAGACTTAGTGTCAGCACCCTCCGCAGCCAAAGTTGAGGCGCCTGTAACCTCGGCAGCGCAGGGCGCCCACTCCACCCTGCCGGTCCGCGGCTAA
- the menC gene encoding o-succinylbenzoate synthase, with the protein MKIEAIFLRELRIPLVRPFETSFGRTTERRILLAEIRADGLSGWGECTAGEHPYYSDETVDTAWTIMLAELAPVLAAAEVAHPGKIPHLFGRVRGHRMAKAALENAVWDLQAQMEGVPLAQLLGGVREVIPCGVSIGIQPSIELLMAEVEKELAAGYQRIKLKCKPGWDTEVFRAVRQRWPEILLSCDANSAYRVRDSNHLLSFDEFGLLMIEQPLWADDFYFHSMLQKQLETSICLDESIRNRRDALAAIDMESCRIINIKLGRVGGFSEAIAVHNVAHERGIPVWCGGMLETGIGRAHNIALSSLENFSLPGDVSASKRYWAEDIIEPEVTVSSAGEIQVPTTPGRGFEVKTELVERLTVRKETIRALELVS; encoded by the coding sequence ATGAAGATAGAGGCTATTTTTCTTCGCGAACTTCGTATCCCGCTTGTGCGGCCTTTTGAGACCAGCTTTGGGCGCACGACAGAGCGGCGCATTCTGCTGGCGGAGATTCGCGCAGACGGATTGAGTGGATGGGGAGAGTGCACTGCTGGAGAGCATCCCTACTACAGCGATGAGACAGTGGATACTGCCTGGACCATAATGCTGGCCGAACTGGCGCCCGTTCTCGCTGCGGCTGAGGTTGCGCACCCGGGAAAGATTCCGCACCTCTTTGGGCGAGTGCGTGGGCATCGCATGGCAAAGGCGGCGCTGGAGAATGCGGTCTGGGACCTGCAGGCGCAGATGGAGGGTGTGCCGCTGGCACAGTTGCTGGGCGGAGTTCGGGAAGTGATTCCGTGCGGGGTTTCGATTGGGATTCAGCCGAGCATAGAACTCCTGATGGCGGAAGTGGAGAAGGAACTGGCCGCCGGATATCAACGGATAAAGCTGAAGTGCAAGCCGGGCTGGGATACCGAGGTTTTTCGAGCAGTACGCCAGCGCTGGCCGGAGATTTTGCTGAGCTGCGACGCCAATTCTGCATATCGTGTGCGGGATTCCAATCATCTGTTGAGCTTCGATGAATTTGGATTGTTGATGATCGAGCAGCCTCTATGGGCAGACGATTTTTATTTCCATTCGATGTTGCAGAAGCAGTTGGAGACGTCAATTTGCCTGGATGAATCGATTCGTAACCGGCGCGATGCTCTGGCGGCAATCGACATGGAATCATGCCGCATCATCAACATCAAACTGGGCCGGGTGGGTGGTTTCAGCGAGGCCATCGCGGTGCATAATGTTGCGCATGAGCGGGGAATCCCTGTGTGGTGCGGAGGCATGCTGGAGACGGGGATTGGCCGCGCCCACAACATCGCTCTTTCTTCCCTGGAGAACTTCTCCCTGCCAGGAGATGTCTCGGCCTCCAAGCGGTATTGGGCTGAAGACATTATCGAGCCGGAGGTGACTGTCTCTTCCGCCGGGGAGATTCAAGTGCCTACGACACCAGGGCGGGGCTTTGAAGTAAAGACAGAGCTTGTGGAGCGCCTCACCGTACGCAAAGAGACTATCCGCGCGCTGGAACTGGTGTCCTGA
- the mazG gene encoding nucleoside triphosphate pyrophosphohydrolase: MDSPEFQRKEQNLPEAAFAEAVAIMARLRGPGGCPWDREQNFDTIRKYTLEETYEVLDAIERRHWTDLKEELGDLLLQVLFYAQMATEAGYFTIAEVIDGLNRKLIRRHPHVFGEEAAAAAGNSAQRLTTEGIDAAQVLRNWDEIKRAEKIARVEEEEKESRLDSIPRGMPALLEAAKLGSRAAKSGFDWPEIEGLFAKLDEETAELREAIAESATSEAGSHAAVEAEVGDLLFTAVNLARRLKVDPEMALRGTNAKFRRRFRAMECAAAEPLESLPLEALDHLWNDAKELERNVDGGLKP; this comes from the coding sequence ATGGATAGCCCGGAATTTCAGCGAAAAGAACAGAATCTGCCAGAGGCCGCATTTGCGGAGGCGGTTGCAATCATGGCGCGTTTGCGAGGTCCCGGTGGTTGCCCGTGGGACCGCGAGCAAAACTTCGACACGATACGAAAGTACACGCTGGAGGAGACCTACGAGGTTCTGGACGCCATCGAGCGCCGGCATTGGACGGACCTGAAGGAAGAACTGGGCGACCTGCTGCTGCAGGTGCTCTTCTATGCGCAGATGGCCACTGAGGCAGGCTACTTCACGATTGCGGAAGTAATCGATGGTTTGAATCGCAAGCTGATTCGCAGGCACCCGCATGTCTTTGGGGAGGAGGCAGCGGCAGCCGCTGGAAATTCTGCGCAACGCTTGACGACGGAGGGTATCGATGCGGCGCAGGTTCTCCGTAATTGGGATGAAATCAAACGGGCGGAGAAGATTGCGCGCGTCGAGGAAGAAGAGAAGGAGTCGCGGCTGGATTCCATTCCGCGTGGGATGCCCGCTTTGTTGGAGGCCGCCAAGCTGGGGTCGCGTGCAGCCAAGAGCGGCTTTGACTGGCCGGAGATAGAAGGACTCTTTGCCAAACTGGATGAAGAGACAGCCGAGCTGAGGGAGGCAATAGCCGAGAGTGCGACATCGGAGGCAGGCTCCCATGCGGCCGTCGAAGCAGAGGTCGGAGATCTGCTGTTCACCGCGGTGAATCTAGCCCGCCGTCTGAAGGTAGATCCCGAGATGGCGCTTCGTGGCACGAATGCGAAGTTTCGAAGGCGATTCCGCGCAATGGAGTGTGCCGCGGCGGAGCCACTGGAATCGCTGCCGTTGGAAGCGCTCGATCACCTGTGGAACGATGCCAAGGAACTCGAGAGGAATGTGGATGGAGGGTTGAAGCCGTGA
- a CDS encoding prepilin peptidase has product MTLLASVFLTLFGLAFGSFLNVCISRLPQHQSVVTPRSHCPRCGAFIPASDNIPLLSWILLRGRCRTCSAKISLRYPLVEAALPALWIACYFTFGWTLSFAGAAVFCFLLLGLAVMDAETMRLPDAFTLPGIVLGIAFAFAESGSALIGRALVAPQAGSLASSPASPWSAMGASAASAVLAAACIVFIRMLYRWIRGQEGMGLGDAKLLAMIAAWLRVERTILVFFVAVVAAALVGIAGRLLQPSQQSKEGWLEERLPFGTFLACAAIYALFLGWRTIHWYMGFF; this is encoded by the coding sequence ATGACCCTGCTCGCGTCCGTCTTCCTAACGCTCTTCGGTCTCGCCTTCGGCAGCTTCCTGAACGTCTGCATCTCCCGGCTGCCGCAGCATCAGTCGGTTGTGACCCCGCGTTCCCACTGTCCCCGATGCGGAGCCTTTATTCCGGCTTCCGACAACATACCGCTCCTTAGCTGGATTCTTCTCCGCGGACGATGCCGCACCTGCAGCGCCAAAATATCGCTGCGCTATCCACTCGTCGAAGCCGCCCTGCCCGCGCTCTGGATCGCCTGCTACTTCACCTTTGGGTGGACCCTGAGCTTCGCCGGAGCCGCCGTATTCTGCTTTCTGCTGCTCGGGCTGGCCGTGATGGACGCGGAGACAATGCGCCTGCCAGATGCCTTCACGCTGCCTGGAATAGTTCTGGGTATAGCCTTCGCTTTTGCCGAATCTGGAAGTGCACTGATAGGACGTGCGCTGGTCGCACCGCAAGCCGGATCCCTGGCATCCTCGCCAGCCTCGCCGTGGAGCGCAATGGGCGCGTCGGCAGCCTCGGCTGTACTCGCCGCCGCATGCATCGTTTTTATCCGTATGCTCTATCGATGGATCCGCGGCCAGGAAGGAATGGGACTGGGCGACGCTAAACTGCTGGCAATGATCGCGGCGTGGCTGCGCGTCGAGCGCACGATACTGGTTTTCTTTGTGGCAGTGGTTGCCGCGGCGTTGGTAGGAATTGCTGGACGGTTGCTGCAGCCTTCGCAGCAGAGCAAAGAAGGGTGGCTCGAAGAGCGGCTTCCCTTTGGCACATTTCTAGCCTGTGCGGCTATCTACGCGTTATTCCTGGGCTGGCGTACGATTCACTGGTATATGGGCTTCTTTTGA
- a CDS encoding DUF1569 domain-containing protein, producing MHPILQNVENLFHSVLGSVDAEEAQVHPGGNLLRWNVQQVVEHLILTYQLTSTTLTTRLEKRRPTAAKCTSLEWWLQMVVLSLGRMPKGASAPPETVPPQSSLPLSGRELAWKLSSEAEKMDELLSQCRTMFGLQRVASHQILGPLRVDQWRRFHVIHGLHHLDQIQRILAEAPTSHLPRQATPVLPNGVKRSPYTSESYASPGITRR from the coding sequence ATGCATCCCATACTTCAGAACGTTGAAAATCTGTTTCATTCCGTCCTGGGTTCGGTTGACGCCGAGGAGGCGCAGGTGCATCCCGGCGGCAATCTGCTGCGCTGGAATGTTCAACAGGTTGTGGAGCATCTGATTCTCACGTATCAACTTACGAGTACGACCCTGACGACCCGGCTGGAGAAACGCCGCCCGACGGCTGCCAAGTGCACTTCGCTGGAATGGTGGCTGCAGATGGTGGTCCTGAGCCTGGGACGGATGCCCAAGGGGGCCTCTGCTCCTCCTGAGACCGTGCCGCCGCAGTCTTCGCTTCCGCTGAGTGGCCGCGAACTCGCGTGGAAGCTCTCCAGTGAGGCCGAAAAGATGGATGAGCTGTTGAGCCAGTGCCGGACGATGTTCGGGCTCCAGAGAGTGGCAAGCCATCAGATTCTGGGGCCGCTCCGGGTGGACCAATGGCGCCGGTTCCACGTGATTCATGGACTTCACCATCTGGACCAGATACAGCGCATTCTGGCGGAAGCTCCCACAAGCCATCTTCCCCGGCAGGCTACGCCTGTGCTTCCGAATGGGGTCAAAAGAAGCCCATATACCAGTGAATCGTACGCCAGCCCAGGAATAACGCGTAGATAG
- a CDS encoding tetratricopeptide repeat protein — MLRPSTLVFLLAVLSGVPSVILAQEQSHPATPEKTASTPAQGPGSDKAATESGQPQKKSGAEENPFPEAQSESAAREARSGQVRAAPADEAGEGSSSAAGQPPDGQGANSTDEGVSSSRTRLEGLDDSDPDASRKEQKSIAQPVHNPKMAAEDIGIGKMYFQTENYRGAYIRYKEALSLDPENADAAFGIAESARKMNQMDEAAQNYKLYLNLDPDGRRAKAARKALAEIAKSAR, encoded by the coding sequence ATGTTGCGTCCTTCGACTCTCGTCTTTCTCCTTGCCGTGCTGAGTGGCGTTCCTTCGGTGATTCTGGCCCAGGAACAATCCCACCCAGCGACTCCAGAGAAAACCGCATCCACGCCAGCCCAGGGGCCGGGGAGCGATAAGGCTGCCACTGAGTCGGGTCAGCCCCAAAAGAAATCGGGTGCGGAAGAAAATCCTTTTCCAGAGGCGCAGTCGGAGAGTGCAGCCAGGGAAGCGCGGTCAGGACAGGTTCGGGCAGCGCCGGCGGATGAGGCTGGGGAAGGCTCGTCGAGCGCCGCTGGGCAGCCCCCGGATGGCCAGGGTGCGAACTCCACCGATGAGGGGGTTAGTTCCAGCCGAACGCGATTGGAGGGGCTGGACGACAGCGATCCCGATGCCTCCCGAAAAGAACAGAAATCGATCGCCCAGCCCGTACACAATCCCAAGATGGCAGCCGAGGATATCGGGATCGGGAAGATGTATTTCCAGACGGAAAACTATAGGGGAGCCTATATCCGCTACAAAGAGGCCCTGTCGCTGGACCCTGAGAACGCAGACGCTGCATTTGGTATAGCCGAGTCGGCGCGCAAGATGAATCAGATGGACGAAGCAGCGCAGAATTACAAGCTCTACCTCAATCTTGATCCGGATGGACGGCGGGCGAAAGCGGCGCGCAAGGCACTTGCGGAAATTGCAAAATCTGCGCGCTGA